The genomic region GACGCGTGCCGCCGCGCCGGCGCTGCCGCCGACGGTCACGCGGCCGCGGATCAGCGTGCCCAGCATCGTGAAGAAGCGGCGGTTGACGTTCTCGATCGGTGAGGAGTAGGTGCCGTCCTCGGCGACGTCGGCGTACTTGTTGAGCAGGTTCTCGCGCGGGATGCGGACCTGGTCGAACTGGATGCGGCCGTTGTCCACACCGGGCAGGCCGCCCTTGTAATGACAGTCCGACGTGATCACACCCGGAAGGTCGTTGCCCTCCTCGTCACGGATCGGCACGATGAAGCAGTGCACGCCGTGGCCTTCGTCGTCGGCGGTGATGAGCTGTGCGAAAACCGCTGCAACGCGCGCGCTTTCGGCGGCACCGCCGATGTAATCCTTGCGCGAGGTGGGTGTCGGCGAGTGGATGACGAACTCTTGGGTGGCCGGGTCGTAGGTCGCGGTGGTCTCCAGCGACTGCACGTCGCTGCCGTGGCCCGTCTCGGTCATGGCGAAGCAGCCGAGCAGGTCGAGGTCGATGATCTTCTGGACGTAGGCCTCGTGGTGGCGCTCGGTGCCCAGGTTCTCGACAGCACCACCGAACAGCCCCCATTGCACGCCGGCCTTCACCATCAGCGACAGATCCGACATCGCCAGCATCTCGATCTGGGTGACCGCGGCGCCGACGTCTCCGTTGCCCCCGTGCTCCTTCTTGAACCCGTCCTCCGCCGCGCCGCGGTCGGCCATGATCCTCATCTGCTCGCCCACCTTCGTGCGTGCGATGACGGTGTTCGGCGTGTAGTGCGGCCGGAAGACCTCACTGGAGAGCTCTTTGCGCATCTTGTTCTTCACATCGCGCCACCGGCCGTCGAGTGCGTTGCGCAGATGGTCCGCGGTACTGGTCATGACTCGACGGTAACCCTCCGAAAGGATTCGCAAACTGTGATGTCACAAACCGCAAGCGTGACGTCACCAACCAAGGCGACCCTGGCTAGCCCGCGCCGTTCCCTTGGCGTTGAATCGCGGTATGCCCGAATCGGAGAACGCCCCGCTGTCGCCGACAGGTCTGCCGCACACCGTTCACCACCGGCACGCCGACGTGACCGGGGGCTGGCTGCGGGCCGCCACCTTCGGTGCGATGGACGGTCTGGTCAGCAACACCGCGCTGATCGCGGGCGTCGCGGCCGCCGCGGACGCGCGCACCGTGGTGCTCAGCGGCGTGGCCGGGCTGCTCGCAGGCGCCTTCTCGATGGCGCTCGGCGAGTACACCTCGGTGACCACCGCCAACGAGCAGATCGACTCCGAGGTGGGCGTCGAGCGGCGCGCGTTTCGCAAGCATCCCAACGCCGAGAAGGCTGAGCTGGTGCAAGTGCTGATGGAGATGGGGATGACGCAGGAGACCGCCGCCAGGGCCACCGAGGAGGTGCATCGCGACGAGAACCGCGCCATCAACTTCCATCTGGTGCAGGAGCTGGGCATCGACCCGCGCGAGAAGCCATCTGCGTGGGTCGCGGCGGGATCGTCGTTCGTGTTGTTCGCGATCGGCGCCATCATCCCGCTGATCCCGTACCTGCTCGGATTCGCCTCCCTGTGGGCGGGCCTGCTGTGCGGCGGGGCGGGGTTGCTCGTCGCAGGCGGGGTGGCCGCGCAGTTCACCCGTCGACCGGTCTGGCTGGCCTCGTCGCGCCAGTTGGCGTTCGGGGCCGTCGCGATCGCGGCCACCTATGTGGTAGGCACGCTGGTCGACAAGGTGCTGTAGTGCGGCGTTGCCTCGGCCTGCTGCTGTGCGCGGCGATGCTGTCGGCGTGCGGCGCCGCGGCCACCGCCCCCGCGCCGCTGACCTACCTGGGTCAGCTGCAGCTGCCCGGCAAGCAGTTCGACGGCACCGTCGTGGGCGGCTTGTCGGACATCGACTACGACCCCGCTACCCAGTTGTATTTCATCGCCAGCGACGACCGCTCGGAGCAGAACCCGGCACGCTTCTACACCGCACGGATCTCGTTGAGCGACAACGGCGTCGACAATGTCGAGTTCGTCTCGACGCATCCGTGGCTGAACCGGGACGGTCAGCCCTTCGCTGCTTCGGACACCGGTGCGCGACCGCCGAGCCTGCCGCCGGACCCGGAGGGTATCGCGTTCGACCCCCGCCGTCAACTGCTGTACTGGTCCTACGAGGGCACGCGGGTGCTCGACGCACCCAACGAGCCCGCGCTCAGTGATCCGCGAGTGCTGATCGCCACCCCGGACGGGCGATACGTCGGAGAGTTCGCGCTGCCGCCGGTGCTGCGCACGTCGACCGGCCAGACGGGGCCGCGCAACAACCTCGGCTTGGAGGGCCTGACGTTGGCGCCCGGCGGGCAGGTGCTCTGGGCGGCGATGGAGGGCCCCGGGTTCAACGACGGCGCCGTTCCCACCGAAGCCGCGGGCGCGCTCACCCGCGTCATGCGATTCAATGTCGAAACACGCCGCGCAACAGCGCAATACGCCTATCCGCTGGACCCGGTACCCACCGGCCCCGACGGTGACAACGGGTTGACCGCGTTGCTTGCCCTAAGCGACACCGACTTCCTGGCGGTCGAGCGTTCGTATGGCAGCCATGTGTCGGTGCGCGTCTACCGCGTCACCCTCGGCGACGCCGAGGACGTGTCGGATCGATCGTCGTTGACGTCGCCGCCGGTGCGGCCGATGAGCAAGACACTGCTGGCCGACCTGACGTCTGCTGTCGACCCGTTGGACAACGTCGAGGCGATCACGTTCGGCCCGGAACTGCCCGACGGCCGCCGATCGGTTCTGATGGTCAGCGACGACAACTTCTCCGACGACCAGATCACGCAGTTCCTGGCCTTCGCCCTTTAGGTGTCGCTGCCGACGGCGATCGCGGTCGGTCGGTCAGTGCGGGACGGCGTCGGGGGCGACCGCGTCGGCCAGCAGCCTGCGCAGCACGACCACGGCGTCGCCGAGGGTCTGCCGGTCGACTTCGGAGAGCCGCTCCAGATAGGGGTCGATCGCCGCGCCGCGATCCACCCTGACCTGCCGCAGGGTCGCGACGCCGGCCGGGGTGATCCGGATGAGTACCGCCCGCCCGTCAGCCGGGTCGACGGTGCGTGACACCAGTCCGGCCTCCTCGAGGCGGCGCACCTGTGTGGTCATCGTCGGCTGGGAACAGTGATCGAGCGCGGCCAGATCGGAGATCCGCGCGGCGCCCTGATCCTCGATGGTGGACAGCAGGCGCGCCTGCGCGAACCCGAACGGCAGGCGCGCACGCTGGGTGGCCAGTCGATTGATCCGTGCGACCACGGACAGCAGATCCGCTCCCAGGGTCTCGGTCATGCGGCCAGATTACATAGAACAGCTATGCGAATCAACCGGCCCGCCGATGCCTGCTCACAGCGCGGTGCAGGCTCGCGGATGCGCGGCTGGCAGAATCGTGCAATGACCGTGACCGGAGGCCAGACTCGACCATCCGGTCCCTTGCGTCCCGTCGAACTGGCGCAGGCCTCGGTCATGGCGGCGCTGTGCGCGGCCACCGCCATCATCGCGGTCGTGGTGCCGTTCGCGGCCGGGCTGTCGCTGCTGGGCACCGTGCCGATGGGCCTGCTGGCCTACCGCTACCGGTTGCGGGTGCTGCTCACCGCGACCATCGCGGGCGGCATCATCGCGTTCCTGATCGCCGGCATGGGCGGCTTCATGACCGTCGTCAACTGCGCCTACATCGGGGGGCTCACCGGAATCGTCAAGCGCCGGGGCCGGGGCACGGTGACGGTGCTGTTCGTCGCCATCGTCGCCGGAGCGGTGTTCGGCGCGGTCATCGTCGCGGCGTTGACCGTTCTGGTCCGGCTGCGAAACCTCATCTTCGCGGCGGTCACCGCCAACGTCGAGGGCACCGCGGCGATCATCGCCCGCTTCCCGGAGATGCAGGGCGTGGCCGACCGACTCAAGCGTGACTTCGCCACCGCACTGGACTACTGGCCGCTGCTGTTCTTCGGCGCCGGGGTGCTGTCCATCACGTTCGTCAGCCTGGTCGGCTGGTGGGCGCTCTCGCGGGTGATGGAACGACTGCTCGGCATCCCCGACGTCCACAAGCTCGAGTCGTCGACCGACGACGGCCCGATCGCCCCGGTGCCCGCCCGCCTGCGCGACGTCCGCTTCCGCTATCCGAAGGCCGACCACGACGCCCTCGGGCCGCTGTCGATGCACGTCGAGCCCGGCGAACACCTGGCGGTGACCGGAGCGAACGGATCGGGCAAGACGACGCTGATGCTGATGCTGGCCGGACGCGAACCGACCTCGGGCACCATCGAGCGCCCGGGGGCGATCGGGCTGGGCCGGCTCGGCGGAACCGCGGTGATCATGCAGCACCCCGAAAGCCAGGTCCTGGGCACCCGCGTGGCCGACGACGTGGTGTGGGGCCTGCCCCCCGGTACGGCCACCGACGTGCAGCGGCTGCTCGGCGAGGTCGGTCTCGACGGCTTGGGCGAGCGCGACACCGGCGGGTTGTCCGGGGGAGAGCTGCAGCGCCTCGCGGTGGCGGCCGCGCTCGCACGCGAGCCTTCACTGCTGATCGCCGACGAAGTCACCAGCATGGTCGACCAGCAGGGGCGCGACGGTCTGATGTCGGTGCTTTCCGAGCTGACGGGGCACCACCGGATGGCCCTGGTGCACATCACCCACTACAACGACGAGGCCGACGCCGCCGACCGGACCGTCGACCTCACCGACAGCAGCGGCGGCGACGACAACACCGACATGGTGGACACCGCGGCCGCTCCCAGCGCGACGGTGCCGGCGAGCCACCCCTCCGACACCCCGGTGCTCGAGTTGCACGGTGTCGGCCACGAGTACGGCAGCGGAACGCCGTGGGCCGCCACAGCGCTTCGCGACATCGACTTCACCGTCCACGAAGGCGACGGTGTTCTGATCCACGGCCTCAACGGCTCGGGCAAGTCGACGCTGGCCTGGATCATGGCCGGACTCACCGCGCCGACCTCGGGCAGCTGTCTGCTCGACGGCTCGCCCGCCTCAGAACAGGTTGGCGCGGTGGCTATTTCGTTTCAGGCGGCCCGGCTGCAACTGATGCGCAGCCGCGTCGACCTCGAAGTCGCCTCCGCCGCCGGCTTTTCGACCCGCGACCGCTCCCGCGTCGTCGATGCGCTGTCGAGCGTCGGTCTGGATCCCGCGCTGGCCAAACGGCGCATCGACCAGCTCAGCGGTGGGCAGATGCGCCGGGTGGTGCTGGCCGGATTGTTGGAGCGCTCACCACGCGCGCTGATCCTCGACGAACCGCTCGCCGGCCTGGACGCGGCCAGCGCACGCGGCCTGCTCCGGCTGCTGGTCGATCTGCGCCGCAACGCGGGGCTGACCGTGGTCGTCATCTCACACGACTTCTCCGGCCTCGAGGAGTTGTGCCCGCGCACACTGCATCTGGAGGCCGGCACGCTGGTTCCGGCGCCGACGGCGACGGGAGGGCGCTCATGACGTCACTGTCGACCGGCCGGCGGCAGCGTCGACCCGTGGTGCTGCTCCGGCCGGTGCCCGGTCCCAGCGTCATCCACGATCTGTGGGCCGGAACGAAACTCACCGTCGTCGCACTCATCGGCGTCCTGCTCACCTTCTACCCGGGCTGGGTGCCGATCGGTGCGGTCGCGGCGCTGGTGCTGCTGGCCGCGCGGCTGGCCAACGTTCCGCGCAGTGCGCTGCCATCGATTCCCGGTTGGCTGTGGTTCCTGGTGTTCCTCGGCGGGCTGACCGCCACCTTCGCCGGCGGCGACCCCGTCATCGGTGTCGGCTCGGTCGAGGTCGGTGTGGGCGGGTTGCTCAACTTCCTGCGGATCACCGCCCTGTCGATCGTCCTGCTGGGCCTCGGCGCCATGGTGTCGTTCACCACCAACGTCGCCGACGTCGCGCCCGCGGTGGCCACCTTGGGGCGGCCGCTGCGCCTGCTGCGAGTGCCGGTGCAGGACTGGGCGGTCGCGCTGGCGTTGGCCCTGCGGGCTTTTCCGATGCTCATCGACGAGTTCCGGGTGCTCTACGCGGCACGCAGATTGCGGCCCAAGGAGGCGCCCGTGCGCCGGCGGGCCCGGTTGCGCCGGTGGTGGCTGGAAGCCATCGACCTGCTGGCCGCAGCGATCACCGTCGCGCTCAGGCGCGCCGACGAGATGGGCGACGCCATCACCGCACGCGGCGGGGCCGGTCAGATCTCTGCGGCGCCGTCGCGGCCGAAAGCCGTCGACTGGTGGGCCTTCCTGATCGTGGCCGTGGTGTGCGGTGCGGCCCTGGCGCTGGAGCTGACGGTCGCCAGCACCAGCGCCGCTATCCGCTGATCCCCGACGGTCAGGACGCTTGCGCCTCACCGGTTCGCATGCCGTTCATGTACGCGGTCAGCTGCGCGCGGGAGCGTAGGGCGAGTTTACGATAGATGCGAGTCAGGTTGACCTCGACCGTCTTCGGGCTCAGGAACAGCCGCCCGGCGACCTCCCGGTTCGTCAACCCGACTGCGGTCAGCTCGGCCACGCGCTCTTCGGTGGGGGTGAGCACTGCGTTCGAGCGCCCGACGCCCGTACGGTCGAGTTCGGCGCGGACCCGCTGGGCCCACGACTCGACGCCGAGCGCCTCGAAGGCGGCCAGGGCGTCGGTCAACGCGGCCGCGGCCGTGGCCTTCTGGCGCTGACGCCGCAGCAGGAGCCCGAGCAGAAGTTGTGCGCGGGCCCGCTCGAACGGCATGACGGAGTCGCCGTGCAGCCTCAGCGCTTCGCGCGCCGCCGCCAGCGCAGCGTCCACCTGGCCGCTGTGGGCGAGGATCATCGCCCGGCACCGCTGGCAGATCGCCGGCAGCCATGTCCGCGTGCCGCCGGGGCGGTCCAGCGTGTCGACGAACCGCTGCGCCTCGTCCGGGCGGCCGAGGCCGAGCAGGCCTTCGACGGTGTCGGTGATCAAGCAGGCGACAACGGAATCCGCCATATCGCCGTCGCTGCGGCCGCACGCCTCGAGCACCACGCCGACCAACTCGGCACCCGGGGTGGCGGTGCGGCGGGGGGAGGTGTCGGGCACCGTGGCCATGTGCATTGCGGGCTCCTGTCGGCTCGTCTCACACGTACGGGCCGACCATAAGTTCGGCTCCGGCCCCGGCATGTGCGTAGTCGACTACTCCTCTTGCCCGGACGCGCCGGGACCCCGGCACTGGTCACGGCGCCTCGCCGTTAGGTTGGTGGCGTGACAGCAACCCGCCGAGTGGATGCCGACTTCCTCGGGCTGCCGCGACACGCCTTGGCCGACGCGGCGCTGTCGGCGGCGGTGGCCGCCGGCGCCGGATATGCCGACCTCCGCATCCACGCGATTACGACCGAATTTTTGCAACTGCGCGACGGCGAGTTGGAAAGCGCGGTCCTCGACCGGGAGATCGGCATGGCGGTGCGGGTGATCGTCGACGGCACGTGGGGATTCGCCTCGCATGCCGAGCTGAGCCCCGAGGTGGCCGCCGACACCGCCCGGCGCGCGGTCGCGGTGGCCACGACGCTGGCCCCGCTGAACGCCGAGCGCATCGAGTTGGCGGCCGAACCGGTGTACGCGGACGTGAGCTGGGTGTCGGACTACCGCATCGATCCGTTCGCCGTCGGGTTCGCCGAGAAGCTGGACGTCCTGGCGGAATACTCCGGTCGGTTGCTGGCTGCCGACGGCGTCGACCACGTCTCCGCGTTGCTCAACGCCGTCAAGGAGCAGACGTTCTACGCCGACACGTTCGGCTCGTCGATCACCCAGCAGCGGGTGCGGGTGCTGCCGTCGCTGGAAGCGGTCACGGTCGACGCCGCCGCCGGGACGTTCGACACGATGCGCACGCTGGCGCCGCCGACCGCCAGGGGCTGGGAAGCCGTCGCCTCGGACGAGGCGTGGGACTGGACCGGCGAGCTGGCTGCGCTGCCGTCGCTGCTTGCCGAGAAACTGAAGTCGCCGAGTGTCGCCGCGGGTCTGACCGATCTGGTGATCGACCCGTCCAACCTCTGGCTGACGATCCACGAATCGGTCGGCCACGCAACCGAATACGACCGTGCGATCGGCTACGAGGCGGCCTATGCGGGCACGTCGTTCGCGACGCCGGACAAGCTGGGCTCGATGCGCTACGGCTCGCCGGTGATGAACGTGACGGCGGACCGCACGGTCGACTACGGTCTGGCCACCGTCGGCTTCGACGACGAGGGGGTGCGGGCGCAGCAGTGGGATCTGGTGCGCGACGGCATCTTCGTGGGCTACCAGTTGGATCGGGTGTTCGCGCCGCGGCTCGGTGTGAGCCGGTCCAACGGCTGCGCCTACGCCGACTCGCCGCACCATGTGCCGATCCAGCGGATGCCCAACGTGTCGCTGGAACCCGCCGCTGAGGACATCAGCACCGAGGACCTCGTCGGCCGCGTGGCCGACGGCATCTACATCGTCGGGGACAAGAGCTGGTCGATTGACATGCAGCGCTACAACTTCCAGTTCACTGGCCAAAGGTTCTTCCGGATCCGGGACGGCCGCCTCGACGGTCAGGTGCGCGACGTGGCGTATCAGGCGACGACGACGGACTTCTGGGGGTCGCTGGACGCGGTCGGCGGGCCGTCCACCTGGCGCCTTGGCGGGGCGTTCAACTGCGGCAAGGCGCAACCGGGTCAAGTCGCACCGGTCAGCCACGGATGCCCGTCGGCGTTGTTCCGCGGGGTGAACGTGCTCAACACTCGGGCCGAGGGTGGACGGTAGGCCGTGATCGGTGCCCAGCAGGTCGTCGACATCGCGCTGGCCGAGGCCGTCAGGCTGGGCCGGGCCGACGAGACGATCGTCCTGGTGACGGACCGGTCCGACGCCGCGCTGCGGTGGGCGGGCAACTCGATGACCACCAACGGCGAGTCGTCGAGTCGGCAGACCACGGTGATCTCGATCATCCGCAACGGCGACGAAGCATACGTCGGTTCGGTGCGGTCCAGCGAGGTCGACCCGACGACGATCGCGGGTCTGGTCTCGTCGTCGCAGGAGGCGGCGCGCTCGGCGCCCGAGGCGCGGGACAGTGCCCCGCTCATTGCGGCCGGTGACCCGTCCGCGGACTGGGATGCGCCGCCGCCCGGCACCGGCGTGCAGGTGTTCAGGCCGGTCGCCGACGCTCTGGCCCGCCGGTTCCGCGGTGGTGACCAGTTGTACGGGTATGCCCGCCACATCCTGGAGACGACGTTCGTGGCCACCTCGGACGGGTTGCGGCGGCGCTTCACCCAGCCGACGGGCTCGGTGGAGATCAACGCCAAGCGTGACGGCGCCAGCGCGTGGGCCGGGTTCAGCACCGCCGACTTCGCCGATGTGCCAACCGATTCCATGCTCGAGCAGTTGTCGACGCGGCTGGGGTGGGCGAAGCGCTCCGTCGAGTTGCCTGCTGGACGGTATGAGACGCTGCTGCCGCCGTCCACCGTGGCGGACCTCCTGATCTACCTGACGTGGTCGATGGCCGGCCGCGGTGCGCAGGAGGGGAGAACGGCGCTGTCGGCGCCGGGTGGCGGCACGCGGGTGGGAGAGAAGCTCACCGAGTTGCCGCTGACGCTGTATTCCGATCCGTTCGCCGACGGGCTGGCCTGCACGCCGTTCGTGGCGACCTCGACGTCGTCGGAGCGGGTGTCGATGTTCGACAATGGCATGGACATCGAGCGGATGGACTGGATACGCGACGGCACGATCAACGCGCTGGCGTACCCCAGGGCGGCGGCCGCCGAGTTCGGTGAGCCGGCCGCGGTGCCTGCCGACAACCTGTTGATGACCGGCGGGTCGGCCGGCCTTGCGGAGATGATCGCCCGCACCGAGCGCGGCCTGCTGTTGAGCACGCTGTGGTACATCCGCACGGTCGACCCCGCGGTGCTGCTGCTGACGGGGCTGACCCGCGACGGGGTCTACCTGGTCGAAGACGGCGAGGTCACCGCTGCCGTCAACAACTTCCGTTTCAACGAGAGCCCGCTGGACCTGCTGCGCCGGGCGACCGAAGTGGGGGTCAGCGAGCGGACGTTGCCCCGCGAGTGGGGTGACTGGGCGACGCGGGCCGTGATGCCGACGCTGCGGATTCCCGACTTCCATATGTCTTCGGTCAGTCAGGCGCAATAATCCATGGATGGGCGATGACGGACTTGTCGATCGGATCGCGGCCCTGGTATCGATGTCTTCGGGCGATGCGCGCCTCGACACGGTCATCCGGCTGACGTGCGGCAGGGCGCTGTCGCTGCCGGCCCTGCCGGTGGAGGTCGACCTGATCGACGGGTCGTCGGAGACCGAGATGGTGGTGGCGGCGTTCACGGAGCAATTCGCCGTCGATGTGACGGGCATCAAGGCCAACCAGCGGTCTCGGTTCCTCAAGTCATTGGGCGACAGCGCGTTTCGGACCGCAGCGGCGATCTTCGTCGCCGACTTCGTCCCGCGGGTGTGGGCGGGCTGTGAAGCGCTGGGACTGCGAAGGCGAAGCAACGGCGCTGTCGCCTCGTGGGACCACGACAGTGATCCGGTCGACGCCCTGCTCAACGGTTTCGTGCCAGCGGTGGCGCGACTGCGTGAGCTCGATCCGGTGACGACGGAGATCGTGCGGCTGCGCGGTGCCACACAGCACAACTGCCGGCTGTGCAAGTCGCTGCGCGAGGGGAACGCGCTCGATGCCGGCGGGTCCGAGGACTTGTACTCGCAGATCGAGCGCTATGAGTCGGCTGATGGTCTGGGTGTGGCGCACAAGGCGGCGCTGCGGTACGTCGACGCGTTGATATGGACGCCGTCACGCATCGGCTCGGACGTCGCTGCGGGCGTGCGGAAGAACTTCACCGAGAAGCAGGCTTGGGAGTTGACGCTCGACGTGATGCGTAACGCGTGCAACAAGATCGCGGTGTCGCTGGGCGCGGATGCGCCCCGGGTCGCCGACGGCACCGAACGGTATTTGATCGACGCTGACGGGCAGACGGTTTACGCGGACACGGCGTAGGGCGCTCGCGTGCCGCCGACGGTGGCGGCTGGCTCGGGGGCTGCTCAGCGGTCAGGTCGACGCCGGCGGGATGCTCTGCTCGAATCGAAATACGTTGGCGGGGTCGTACTTTCTCTTGATGGAGCGCAGTCGGTCGACGTTGGCTCCCCAATAGGTGCTGGCCCAGTCGTCCGTGCCGGCGTTCGGCACGTTGACGTAGGCGCCGTTCACATAGGGCCGCATCGCCCGGCTGAACTCGGCAGTCCAAGCCAGGGCCCCGGCGGTCATCGGATCGACGGGTGCGGCGACCCCACCCCGGCTACCCCAGCCGGCGCCGATTTCGGCGTAGAAGAGCGCGTCGCGGTGCGCGAAGGCAGAGCCACCGGTGGGCTCGGTTTCCTTGACCGCCCCGCCGAAGGCGTTCGTGAAGTAATTGGACTCCCGTGAGGGGGCCTTGGCCATGTAGGAGCCGATCAGGCTGATCGCCTCATCCGGAAATGGCTCGGTAGTGAACTGCGAGAAGAACTTCCAGTTCGCGGGTTCGTCCTGCGGAGGCGTCTGGAATGATGCGAACGTGTCGGCCCAGGGCGCGCTCGTTGCCACGATCTCGGGCTTGCCGACCGACAGTATCGGCTCCAGCAGTCCCTTGGCTTCTGCTTGCGAGCCGTGCGAAAGCGCCCCGGACAGCAGGATCCTGTCAGGGTGGATCTCGAGCTGGCTGGTGAGGCGGTTGTCGGTGTTCGGCGCCGAGTGCTGCCACGCGTCGAACACCGATCCCAGGTCGTCGAGGTCCGGCCACGTCGCGGTCACGTAAGAGACCCGCGTCAGTGGATGAACCTTGTAGGTCAGTGACGTGACTATCCCGAAGTTGCCGTTGCCGGCCCCGCGCAGCGCCCACAGCAGATCCGCGTTGTTCGTTTCGTCGGCCGTGATCACCTGCGCCCCGTCGGCGCCCGCCGCCACGACGACCTCGGCCGCCATCAAGTTGTCGCAAGCCATCCCGATGCTGCGGGTGAGCAGGCCCAGTCCACCGCCGAGGGTGGCGCCGACCAGTCCGACGGTGCCCTCGGTGCCGGTCGGCGCCGCGAGCCCCTCCTTCCCCAGCGTGGTCACCGCTTCCATCTGGGTGAGTCCGGCGCCGACGGTTGCGGTGCAGGCCGCGGCATCGACCCGGGCCGCCTTCAGCCCACTGACGTCGATCACGATGCCGTTGTCCACATTCGACCAGCCTTCGAGGCAGTGACGGCCGCTGCGGACGCGAAGCGCGACGTCGTTTCGCCGTGCCCACGTCAGTGCGTTGATCACGTCCTGCGTCTCTCGTGCATAGACGATCGCGAGCGGATGGTGAGTGAAGAGTTCGTCCCAGCCGGTGCTCGCTGCCCGGTAGTCCGCATCGCCGGGACACACGACGCGGCCGGTCAGGCCCGCCGGACTCGTCATTGTCGGGACGTCACGCCGGCTGAGTTCCATCAGGCAGGCTAGCAGCGAGCCTGTCGGGGACGTCCTCGTTTCGCCGCGCGGACCAGCAGCTCTTACGGCGTCACCGCATTGACGGGGCGGTCGAAACCGTCGTGGGGTAAGACGAGGTCAGGCAGACTGACTGGATGACGACCGACCTTGTCAAGCTGATCACCACAACAGGAGCATGGACGAACGCACCGCGAAGAATCGCAGCATCGCCATGAGCTTCGCGACCGTGCTGAGTACCACTCTTGTGCCGTTCGCATCAGTGGTGTCAACGGCGACTGTAGCCATCTGGACCAAGCGCCTGGACAACAAGTCCAAGCGGGAAGAAAGAATGCACGCACTGACCCTCGACTACGAGAAGCGGGCGGGCGACGACAAGAAGGCCGCGTTGAAGAACCTCATTTCGGCGACCCTTCATCTCAAGCGGGGAGCGGAACCGCGCGCGGGGACTGAGGTCACGGTGGAGACCATCAGCCAGCGGCGTATCGATGCGCTGAGCGAGTTGTACGAATTCCGCGGACGGCTTGGACTCGACGACGGAATCGCCGAGCTGATGATCTACGCGTCAGGGCCGGTTCGCGAGCTCACCGAATTGGTGCTCGACCACTGGGACCACCAATTCCGCGAGCACGGTTACTCGTTGAGTCAGCTCGACGCCTGCAAGAGGCAACTGGTCAAGACTGCCTCCGACGCCCCGCCAGACGATCTGGCAATCCTCAGCGGTGAGGAGAAGTGGTGTGCCCTGAAGCAGGAAGAAAACCAGTGGCTCAGAAGGCTCGGCGATGAGTCGGACCTCGACGTCGACGCGCTGGTGGATCTGTGCAACCGGGTATTGAAAGCTGCCCACAAGGACTTGCGTGGCGGCTTCGGCCTAGCGACGGAATAGTGAATCGGCGGCTCGGCGCAACGAGCTGCTGATTGGCTTGACGCCTGTCAAGTATTGTCGGGTTCATGCTGTTGCAGGAGCTGTTGCCTGAGGTACCGAAGTCGGCCGAGGACGCGCTGGAACTCTTCGACGCCTCCGACGCCGTCGACCCGGACTTCATGATCGGCACCTGGCACGGCGCCGACCTCCCGACGAGCCACCCGATGGATGGACTACTGCAGGCCAGCGGTTGGTGGGGAAAGCAATTCGTCGACGCCGAGACCGTCCACCCGCTGTTGTTCCCCGCCCGCGACGGGGCGTCGCTGTGGGCGCTCAACCCGGTGCTCGCGTTCGGCGGGCTCGGACTCGCAACCAAGGTGCCCCTGCTGAAGAACCGGTCATTCGTCGAGCCGATCGCA from Mycobacterium sp. IDR2000157661 harbors:
- a CDS encoding VIT1/CCC1 transporter family protein, whose product is MPESENAPLSPTGLPHTVHHRHADVTGGWLRAATFGAMDGLVSNTALIAGVAAAADARTVVLSGVAGLLAGAFSMALGEYTSVTTANEQIDSEVGVERRAFRKHPNAEKAELVQVLMEMGMTQETAARATEEVHRDENRAINFHLVQELGIDPREKPSAWVAAGSSFVLFAIGAIIPLIPYLLGFASLWAGLLCGGAGLLVAGGVAAQFTRRPVWLASSRQLAFGAVAIAATYVVGTLVDKVL
- a CDS encoding esterase-like activity of phytase family protein is translated as MRRCLGLLLCAAMLSACGAAATAPAPLTYLGQLQLPGKQFDGTVVGGLSDIDYDPATQLYFIASDDRSEQNPARFYTARISLSDNGVDNVEFVSTHPWLNRDGQPFAASDTGARPPSLPPDPEGIAFDPRRQLLYWSYEGTRVLDAPNEPALSDPRVLIATPDGRYVGEFALPPVLRTSTGQTGPRNNLGLEGLTLAPGGQVLWAAMEGPGFNDGAVPTEAAGALTRVMRFNVETRRATAQYAYPLDPVPTGPDGDNGLTALLALSDTDFLAVERSYGSHVSVRVYRVTLGDAEDVSDRSSLTSPPVRPMSKTLLADLTSAVDPLDNVEAITFGPELPDGRRSVLMVSDDNFSDDQITQFLAFAL
- a CDS encoding MarR family winged helix-turn-helix transcriptional regulator produces the protein MTETLGADLLSVVARINRLATQRARLPFGFAQARLLSTIEDQGAARISDLAALDHCSQPTMTTQVRRLEEAGLVSRTVDPADGRAVLIRITPAGVATLRQVRVDRGAAIDPYLERLSEVDRQTLGDAVVVLRRLLADAVAPDAVPH
- a CDS encoding ATP-binding cassette domain-containing protein, with protein sequence MTVTGGQTRPSGPLRPVELAQASVMAALCAATAIIAVVVPFAAGLSLLGTVPMGLLAYRYRLRVLLTATIAGGIIAFLIAGMGGFMTVVNCAYIGGLTGIVKRRGRGTVTVLFVAIVAGAVFGAVIVAALTVLVRLRNLIFAAVTANVEGTAAIIARFPEMQGVADRLKRDFATALDYWPLLFFGAGVLSITFVSLVGWWALSRVMERLLGIPDVHKLESSTDDGPIAPVPARLRDVRFRYPKADHDALGPLSMHVEPGEHLAVTGANGSGKTTLMLMLAGREPTSGTIERPGAIGLGRLGGTAVIMQHPESQVLGTRVADDVVWGLPPGTATDVQRLLGEVGLDGLGERDTGGLSGGELQRLAVAAALAREPSLLIADEVTSMVDQQGRDGLMSVLSELTGHHRMALVHITHYNDEADAADRTVDLTDSSGGDDNTDMVDTAAAPSATVPASHPSDTPVLELHGVGHEYGSGTPWAATALRDIDFTVHEGDGVLIHGLNGSGKSTLAWIMAGLTAPTSGSCLLDGSPASEQVGAVAISFQAARLQLMRSRVDLEVASAAGFSTRDRSRVVDALSSVGLDPALAKRRIDQLSGGQMRRVVLAGLLERSPRALILDEPLAGLDAASARGLLRLLVDLRRNAGLTVVVISHDFSGLEELCPRTLHLEAGTLVPAPTATGGRS
- a CDS encoding energy-coupling factor transporter transmembrane component T family protein; protein product: MTSLSTGRRQRRPVVLLRPVPGPSVIHDLWAGTKLTVVALIGVLLTFYPGWVPIGAVAALVLLAARLANVPRSALPSIPGWLWFLVFLGGLTATFAGGDPVIGVGSVEVGVGGLLNFLRITALSIVLLGLGAMVSFTTNVADVAPAVATLGRPLRLLRVPVQDWAVALALALRAFPMLIDEFRVLYAARRLRPKEAPVRRRARLRRWWLEAIDLLAAAITVALRRADEMGDAITARGGAGQISAAPSRPKAVDWWAFLIVAVVCGAALALELTVASTSAAIR
- a CDS encoding helix-turn-helix transcriptional regulator produces the protein MHMATVPDTSPRRTATPGAELVGVVLEACGRSDGDMADSVVACLITDTVEGLLGLGRPDEAQRFVDTLDRPGGTRTWLPAICQRCRAMILAHSGQVDAALAAAREALRLHGDSVMPFERARAQLLLGLLLRRQRQKATAAAALTDALAAFEALGVESWAQRVRAELDRTGVGRSNAVLTPTEERVAELTAVGLTNREVAGRLFLSPKTVEVNLTRIYRKLALRSRAQLTAYMNGMRTGEAQAS